The genome window AGCGAGAAGCGGAACGTTGCGTGGCGCCGTGCACGAAGGCACCCACCGCGATACCGGCGATGGCGTACGCCAGTTCCCAGCTGCCGGCGCCAAGGCCGGCGATGCTGGGACCGGGGCAGACGCCACAGAGCCCCCAGCCAATGCCGAAGATCGCCGCCCCCACGATGGTATCCCGATCCATCACGCTCTCGTGCCTGCCGAATGCGCCGCCGAAGAGCGGCTGGGTCATGAGTCGCGGGGCGAATTGATAGGCCACGAGCGTGACCGACAGGGCGCCGCCCATGACGAGCAGCAGGCCGAAGTCGGTGAGCTGCAGGAAACTCAGCACCACGCCCGGCTGGATCATGGTGGACCACGCGAGCCCAAAGCCAAAGAGCGCGCCGGCCGCGAGCGCCGCACCGAGCTGGGTGAGCGAGCGCACGGGGACCCGCGACGTGGTGGTTTCGGCCGGCAGTACGGTCGCGGGGGTCATGCGCCCACCCGGAGCATCAGCTGCGCGGTGAGGATGGCGGTAGCCATGAAGGTGAGGACCGCGGCGAGCGATGGCCGGCCGAGCGACGCCAGCCCGCAGATGCCGTGCCCCGACGTGCAACCGCGGCCCAGTCGCGCGCCGTACCCCACGAGCAGACCGCCCACGAAGAGCTGCAGCGGGGGCACCGTGACCGCGACGCGCGTGGCCGGACCCACGGTACGCCACCACACGAAGGCGCCCACGATCAGCCCCACGGCATACGCCACCCGCCAGCGGCGGCTGTTCACCAGCCTGGGCTGCTGAAAGAACGGGCGGCGCGAGAACCACGACCACGTGGACGAATACACGGTACTCATGCCGCCCACGAGGCCCGTGAGCACAAAGAGCAACGCGACGCCGGTCCCGATCAGCAGACCGCCGGCGAGATAGTGCTGCCAGCCGTGAGGAAAGAGTTGGGGCATGGAGGGAATCTGGTGGGGGCGTCCAGTGG of Gemmatimonadaceae bacterium contains these proteins:
- a CDS encoding YeeE/YedE family protein, which produces MPQLFPHGWQHYLAGGLLIGTGVALLFVLTGLVGGMSTVYSSTWSWFSRRPFFQQPRLVNSRRWRVAYAVGLIVGAFVWWRTVGPATRVAVTVPPLQLFVGGLLVGYGARLGRGCTSGHGICGLASLGRPSLAAVLTFMATAILTAQLMLRVGA